The following are encoded together in the Chaetodon trifascialis isolate fChaTrf1 chromosome 3, fChaTrf1.hap1, whole genome shotgun sequence genome:
- the c3h1orf159 gene encoding uncharacterized protein C1orf159 homolog yields the protein MALSFLLVLAATVILIRPETPVTKALHQNSLECCGEKQRVNNSCSNDTHCEPGCFLRVLENSNTVCIFCDSAAVDLENITVCTYNYTVERKNHTTVTTVIPKIGGPGVAASLLLGTLLISLFLILSVASFFYLKRSNRLPSIFYRRNKAFIFQPSETAVMIPSSSVRKPRYVRRERPSATSTLNSATVPTTSTTQDYNV from the exons ATGGCTCTGTCATTCCTTTTGGTCTTGGCTGCGACTGTGATTCTTATCAGACCCGAGACACCAGTAACAAAG GCCCTGCATCAGAACTCACTCGAGTGCTGCGGCGAGAAACAAAGAGTGAACAATTCATGTTCAAATGACACTCACTGTGAACCAG GATGCTTCTTGCGTGTCCTTGAAAACAGCAACACCGTTTGCATATTCTGTGACTCAGCAGCTGTGGATTTGGAGAACATAACAGTCTGCACCTACA ACTATACAGTGGAGAGGAAAAATCACACAACTGTAACTACTGTCATTCCTAAAATTG GAGGGCCCGGTGTGGCAGCGTCTCTTCTTCTGGGAACACTGTTGATCAGCCTGTTCCTGATCCTCTCCGTTGCCTCTTTTTTCTACCTCAAACGCTCCAACAGACTCCCGAGCATCTTCTACCGCCGCAACAAGG CCTTCATATTCCAACCAAGTGAGACA GCTGTTATGATCCCATCTTCTTCAG TGAGGAAGCCAAGATATGTCAGAAGGGAGCGGCCATCTGCAACGTCAACACTGAACAGTGCCACCGTACCCACCACATCCACCACTCAAGACTATAATGTGTAG